From Acidipropionibacterium acidipropionici, one genomic window encodes:
- a CDS encoding HAD-IIA family hydrolase, which yields MTEAVIDAYDAALFDLDGVIYLGPEAIPAAPATVEALLGRGIQVGFVTNNAARSTEVVAEQLNGMGIPVTRADVVSSAEAIAQLVAEQLPAGSPVLVAGAQALIDEVAGHGLRPVSSADDGPVAVIQGYDPQMTWPRLDECCIAIQRGARWYVSNPDSTRPTDRGLVPGAGAQMAVVATSVTGEPVMAGKPHRPLLDATVARLGCHRPIFVGDRLDTDILGANRAGMDSLLVLTGAHGGHDLLDAEPQFRPTRIARDLSGLLEPERRAVVEGGRAVCGHAEAQEVDGVVRITSAIGGDLDGQLDALAAVLALVWEGAARGEHDELDRLDLVH from the coding sequence ATGACTGAGGCTGTGATCGACGCCTATGACGCGGCACTGTTCGATCTGGACGGGGTGATCTACCTGGGGCCCGAGGCGATACCGGCCGCACCGGCCACCGTCGAGGCCCTGCTCGGTCGCGGCATTCAGGTCGGTTTCGTCACCAACAACGCCGCCCGCAGCACCGAGGTCGTCGCCGAGCAGCTGAACGGCATGGGCATCCCCGTGACCCGGGCCGACGTCGTCTCCTCCGCCGAGGCCATCGCCCAGCTGGTCGCAGAGCAGCTGCCCGCCGGATCACCGGTGCTCGTGGCCGGGGCCCAGGCTCTCATCGACGAGGTTGCCGGCCACGGCCTGCGCCCGGTCTCCAGTGCGGATGACGGCCCGGTGGCGGTGATCCAGGGCTACGACCCCCAGATGACGTGGCCACGGCTCGACGAGTGCTGCATCGCGATCCAGCGCGGGGCACGGTGGTACGTGTCGAACCCGGACAGCACACGGCCGACGGATCGCGGGCTGGTCCCCGGGGCGGGGGCCCAGATGGCCGTGGTGGCGACCAGCGTCACCGGCGAGCCGGTGATGGCGGGCAAGCCGCACCGGCCACTCCTGGACGCCACGGTGGCCCGGCTGGGATGCCATCGGCCGATATTCGTGGGCGACCGTCTGGACACCGACATCCTCGGCGCCAACCGCGCCGGTATGGACTCCCTGCTCGTTCTGACGGGGGCCCATGGCGGCCATGATCTGTTGGATGCCGAGCCGCAGTTCCGGCCCACGCGCATCGCGCGGGACCTGTCGGGGCTGCTTGAACCCGAGCGGCGCGCGGTCGTCGAGGGCGGGCGGGCCGTCTGCGGTCACGCGGAGGCGCAGGAGGTCGACGGCGTCGTACGGATCACCTCAGCCATCGGCGGAGACCTCGACGGTCAGCTGGACGCCCTGGCCGCCGTCCTGGCACTGGTCTGGGAGGGCGCGGCGCGGGGAGAACACGACGAACTGGACCGGCTCGACCTGGTGCACTGA
- a CDS encoding biotin transporter BioY: MADTTSPQASVKARAGGFQGTDLALIAVFAALVAVLSVIPPLFVVAAVPFALQMVAVMLTPLVLGAVRGGAALALYLVVGLLGLPVFAGQSSGPGVLLGATGGFLIGYIVAALAAGALATAVLRRRPRKPVLAVQLYLVALVDLVVVYAFGIAGMMINASLSLPAALAANGLFMVGDLVKALLAVAIAVAVLTAFPRLMPAVRAPR, translated from the coding sequence ATGGCTGACACGACGTCCCCGCAGGCCTCCGTCAAGGCCCGGGCCGGTGGATTCCAGGGCACCGATCTGGCCCTGATTGCCGTCTTCGCGGCTCTGGTGGCGGTGCTGTCGGTGATCCCGCCGCTGTTCGTGGTGGCGGCCGTGCCCTTCGCCCTGCAGATGGTGGCCGTGATGCTCACGCCACTGGTCCTGGGGGCGGTGCGCGGCGGAGCCGCTCTGGCTCTCTACCTGGTCGTCGGGCTGCTGGGACTACCCGTCTTCGCTGGCCAGTCGAGCGGTCCCGGAGTGCTTCTCGGGGCGACGGGCGGCTTCCTCATCGGTTACATCGTCGCCGCCCTGGCGGCCGGGGCGCTGGCCACAGCGGTGCTGAGGCGCCGCCCGCGGAAGCCCGTCCTGGCCGTCCAGCTCTACCTGGTCGCCCTCGTCGATCTGGTCGTGGTGTACGCCTTCGGCATCGCCGGCATGATGATCAACGCCTCCCTGTCGCTGCCCGCGGCCCTGGCCGCCAACGGACTCTTCATGGTCGGTGATCTCGTCAAGGCTCTCCTGGCGGTGGCGATCGCCGTCGCGGTGCTCACCGCCTTCCCGCGTCTCATGCCCGCTGTCAGGGCGCCGCGATGA
- a CDS encoding energy-coupling factor ABC transporter ATP-binding protein has translation MIEFRSAGLDVDEYDVEGNHRRVTILDGIDLVLPERRVAIVGPNGAGKSTLLKMVNGLVAPTSGSVLADGVDPSLDPRRARRQAGYIFTDPMSQLVMSTPVADVELSLRSTVRRRADRRARAMELLAERGLAEVAGRSVHDLSGGERQLVSLASVLAVEPSIILADEPTTLLDLRNREQLRRAFDSLDQQILCSTHDLELAGSMDRVIAVEGGRIVDDGAPDEVIAAYRARMTGMALR, from the coding sequence ATGATCGAGTTCCGGTCGGCGGGTCTGGACGTCGACGAGTACGACGTCGAGGGGAATCACCGGCGGGTGACGATCCTCGACGGGATCGATCTGGTGCTGCCCGAGCGGCGGGTGGCGATCGTGGGTCCCAACGGGGCGGGCAAGTCGACCCTGCTGAAGATGGTCAACGGTCTGGTCGCGCCGACCTCGGGATCCGTGCTGGCCGACGGCGTCGACCCCTCGCTGGATCCTCGACGGGCGCGGCGCCAGGCGGGCTACATCTTCACCGATCCCATGTCGCAGCTGGTGATGTCGACCCCGGTGGCCGATGTGGAGCTCAGTCTGCGCTCGACCGTGCGGCGCCGGGCCGATCGGCGGGCCCGGGCGATGGAGCTGCTCGCCGAGCGGGGCCTGGCCGAGGTGGCCGGCCGCAGCGTCCACGACCTGTCCGGGGGAGAGAGGCAGCTGGTGTCGCTGGCCTCGGTGCTGGCCGTCGAGCCGTCGATCATCCTCGCCGATGAGCCGACCACCCTGCTCGACCTGCGCAACAGGGAGCAGCTGCGGCGGGCCTTCGACTCCCTGGACCAGCAGATCCTCTGCTCCACCCACGACCTGGAACTGGCCGGATCGATGGACCGGGTGATCGCCGTCGAGGGAGGACGCATCGTCGACGACGGCGCGCCCGACGAGGTCATCGCGGCCTACCGGGCGAGGATGACGGGGATGGCCCTGAGATGA
- a CDS encoding energy-coupling factor transporter transmembrane component T family protein, which translates to MNRARDYLGFYRPGATAAHRMPVWGKYLLVLGIGVLPFILRMWWFSLGCLAAAVLVCLLLARMPARVALRLGPALWVMNGLVVAYHAVFTDWRRGVVYAASLMACLYMARMLTSTTSPDALMDAIAACARPFARVGARPEKFALAVTLMWTTIPYMLTAFLSIRDAARARGLERSSWRFVLPTVVGMVGHALELGDALRARGLGDAPVAAAREPVGL; encoded by the coding sequence ATGAATCGGGCGAGGGACTATCTGGGCTTCTACCGCCCCGGTGCGACGGCGGCCCACCGGATGCCTGTCTGGGGCAAGTACCTGCTCGTGCTGGGCATCGGGGTGCTGCCCTTCATCCTCCGGATGTGGTGGTTCTCGCTGGGCTGCCTGGCGGCCGCCGTCCTGGTGTGCCTGTTGCTGGCCCGGATGCCGGCCCGTGTCGCGCTGCGGCTCGGGCCCGCGCTGTGGGTCATGAACGGGCTGGTGGTCGCCTATCACGCCGTCTTCACGGACTGGCGCCGCGGGGTCGTCTACGCCGCCTCGTTGATGGCCTGCCTGTATATGGCCAGGATGCTGACCTCGACGACCTCCCCGGACGCCCTGATGGACGCCATCGCGGCATGCGCGAGGCCCTTCGCGAGGGTCGGTGCCAGGCCGGAGAAGTTCGCCCTGGCCGTCACCCTGATGTGGACCACCATCCCGTACATGCTCACCGCCTTCCTGTCGATCCGCGACGCCGCCCGCGCCCGCGGGTTGGAACGGTCGTCGTGGCGGTTCGTCCTGCCGACCGTGGTGGGAATGGTGGGTCATGCCCTCGAACTCGGTGACGCGCTGCGGGCAAGGGGGCTGGGGGACGCCCCGGTGGCCGCCGCGAGGGAACCGGTGGGGCTGTGA
- a CDS encoding TlyA family RNA methyltransferase codes for MTSGRLDVVLVELGLARSRTLAARLVREGRVLVDGRPARRPSTTVRPGQHIEARTEHWVSRGAYKLLGALEDLPVPVSGRVLDAGASTGGFTQVLLESGAERVYAVDVGHGQLNPSVAADERVVVREGLNLRSLVLDDLEGSPVDLVVGDVSFISLRMLLGPLDAVCAVGARMLLLVKPQFEVGRTDLGAHGVVTDQGLRDRAVDRVVADAAALGWMTTGRAPSRIAGQDGNQEYFIRLERVGS; via the coding sequence GTGACTTCGGGCCGTCTCGATGTCGTCCTGGTCGAGCTGGGACTGGCCAGGTCGCGCACCCTGGCCGCGCGGCTCGTGCGCGAGGGCCGTGTCCTGGTGGACGGCAGGCCGGCCAGGCGGCCGTCCACGACGGTGCGGCCCGGCCAGCACATCGAGGCCCGGACCGAGCACTGGGTGTCGCGGGGGGCCTACAAGCTGCTGGGCGCCCTGGAGGATCTCCCGGTGCCGGTCTCGGGCCGGGTGCTCGACGCCGGCGCCTCCACCGGCGGGTTCACCCAGGTGCTGCTGGAGTCGGGGGCCGAGCGGGTCTATGCGGTGGACGTCGGCCACGGGCAGCTGAACCCGTCGGTGGCCGCCGATGAGCGCGTCGTGGTGCGCGAGGGCCTGAATCTGCGGTCCCTCGTTCTCGACGATCTGGAGGGATCGCCGGTCGATCTGGTGGTCGGCGACGTGTCGTTCATCTCGCTTCGGATGCTGCTGGGCCCGCTGGATGCGGTCTGTGCCGTCGGCGCCCGGATGCTGTTGCTGGTCAAGCCCCAGTTCGAGGTGGGGCGGACGGATCTGGGGGCGCACGGGGTGGTGACCGATCAGGGGCTTCGTGATCGCGCGGTGGACCGGGTGGTCGCCGATGCGGCGGCGCTCGGGTGGATGACGACGGGCCGGGCTCCTTCCAGGATCGCCGGCCAGGACGGCAACCAGGAGTACTTCATCCGTCTGGAGCGGGTTGGCTCCTGA
- a CDS encoding NAD kinase, translating into MPTGSAPSGRRAVVVMSHAYRQDAFDAAAEFIAAMDARGITCLIFDEQRAMLGERVPGIQLDPITPGRDDIEAMVVFGGDGTILRAAEWSLPHQIPMLGVNLGHVGFLAELERSDMASLVRQVCAREYTVEDRLVLNVRVQDHRGHELWRSFSVNELSLEKAARRRMLDVLASIDGLPVQRWSCDGILVSTPTGSTAYAFSAGGPVMWPDLDAMLMVPLCAHALFARPMVLSPEARVDLDIQPEGSDSGVMWCDGRRSFDVSPGQRITVTRHPQRLRIARLAEQPFTSRLVKKFALPVSGWRQGQGNPST; encoded by the coding sequence ATGCCCACCGGATCCGCACCATCGGGGCGCCGGGCGGTGGTCGTGATGTCCCACGCCTACCGGCAGGACGCCTTCGACGCGGCCGCGGAGTTCATCGCGGCGATGGACGCTCGCGGTATCACCTGTCTCATCTTCGACGAGCAGCGCGCCATGCTCGGCGAAAGGGTGCCCGGCATTCAGCTGGACCCGATCACCCCCGGTCGTGATGACATCGAGGCCATGGTGGTCTTCGGGGGAGACGGCACGATCCTGCGGGCGGCCGAGTGGTCCCTGCCTCATCAGATCCCGATGCTGGGGGTCAACCTCGGCCATGTCGGATTCCTGGCGGAGCTCGAGAGGTCCGACATGGCCTCGTTGGTGCGTCAGGTCTGTGCGCGCGAGTACACGGTCGAGGACCGCCTGGTGCTCAACGTCCGGGTGCAGGATCACCGGGGCCACGAGCTGTGGCGCTCCTTCTCGGTCAACGAGCTGAGCCTGGAGAAGGCGGCGCGGCGCAGGATGCTCGACGTCCTCGCCTCGATCGACGGGTTGCCGGTCCAGCGGTGGAGCTGCGACGGGATCCTGGTGTCGACCCCGACCGGTTCCACCGCATACGCCTTCTCGGCCGGGGGGCCGGTGATGTGGCCCGATCTGGATGCCATGCTCATGGTCCCGCTGTGCGCACACGCCCTGTTCGCCCGGCCGATGGTGCTCAGCCCCGAGGCCAGGGTGGATCTTGACATTCAGCCGGAGGGTTCGGACTCCGGGGTGATGTGGTGCGACGGGCGCCGCAGCTTCGACGTGTCGCCGGGCCAGAGGATCACGGTGACCCGTCATCCGCAACGGTTGCGGATCGCCAGGCTGGCCGAGCAGCCCTTCACCTCCCGGCTGGTGAAGAAGTTCGCGCTGCCGGTCTCCGGGTGGCGCCAGGGCCAGGGGAATCCGTCCACATGA
- the recN gene encoding DNA repair protein RecN, giving the protein MISRVLIRDLGVIESATLEPATGLTAVTGETGAGKTMVVSGLGLLLGQRADPSLVRRGADRAVVEAGLDVDPALAAGIEDLGGEVEDGEVICSRQVLASHRSRSMVGGAQVTAGQLGRVMASRVTVHGQSDQLRLASPERQLEVLDRAAGEPMRALLASHGKLWSRYREDRQELESRRTGAAERELEIEVLDRRLAEVDAVDPGPGEDDELAAEARRLQGAADIRATLARADQLVNGVETESGPASGAIGLLDEARRQLDSLTGDEHSAALASSARAIGYDLAELAADLSGYAEQAASDPARLEEVNARLAQIQRLLRSRTTTLDRLLADTDADRRRRAELEGSGEGIDALSRRVDELAGELASSAAAISQLRTSTAERLGAAVVPELGALAMPRARLEFRISTAPMGPTGADQVALMLAANPGSDPAPLARAASGGELSRVRLALEVVLADTETPQTLIFDEIDAGVGGAVGIEIGRRLARLSRRHQVIVVTHLAQVAAFADRQLVVTKSSDGRITRSGVREVAGQDRLVELARMMSGLSSSEVGIEHAQELLDLGEGDL; this is encoded by the coding sequence ATGATCAGCCGCGTCCTGATTCGCGACCTCGGCGTCATCGAGTCGGCGACCCTCGAACCGGCGACCGGCCTGACGGCCGTGACCGGTGAGACGGGAGCCGGTAAGACGATGGTGGTCAGCGGCCTGGGGCTGCTGCTCGGCCAGCGGGCCGACCCGTCCCTGGTGCGCCGGGGTGCCGACCGTGCTGTGGTGGAGGCCGGGCTCGACGTCGACCCCGCCCTGGCCGCCGGGATCGAGGATCTGGGCGGTGAGGTGGAGGACGGCGAGGTGATCTGTTCCCGCCAGGTGCTGGCCTCCCACAGGTCCCGGTCGATGGTCGGAGGGGCCCAGGTCACCGCCGGCCAGCTGGGCCGGGTGATGGCTTCCCGGGTCACCGTCCATGGGCAGTCCGATCAGCTGAGGCTGGCCTCCCCGGAGCGTCAGCTGGAGGTGCTGGACCGCGCCGCCGGGGAGCCGATGCGCGCCCTTCTGGCCTCCCACGGCAAGCTGTGGTCCCGGTACCGGGAGGACCGCCAGGAGTTGGAGAGCAGGAGGACCGGTGCGGCCGAGCGCGAGTTGGAGATAGAGGTGCTCGACCGCCGGCTGGCCGAGGTGGACGCCGTCGATCCGGGGCCGGGGGAGGACGACGAGCTGGCCGCGGAGGCCCGGCGACTCCAGGGCGCCGCCGATATCCGCGCCACTCTCGCCCGCGCCGACCAGCTCGTCAACGGCGTCGAGACCGAGTCCGGCCCGGCGTCCGGGGCTATCGGGCTGCTCGATGAGGCGCGACGTCAACTCGACTCGCTGACCGGTGACGAGCACTCGGCAGCACTGGCCTCCAGCGCCCGGGCCATCGGATACGACTTGGCGGAACTGGCCGCCGACCTGTCGGGCTACGCCGAGCAGGCGGCCTCCGATCCCGCCAGGCTGGAGGAGGTCAACGCCCGGCTCGCGCAGATCCAGCGGCTGCTGCGCTCCCGGACCACCACCCTCGACCGGCTGCTGGCCGACACCGACGCCGACCGGCGTCGACGTGCGGAGCTGGAGGGGTCCGGGGAGGGGATCGACGCCCTGAGCAGGCGGGTCGATGAGCTCGCCGGGGAGCTGGCCTCCAGCGCCGCCGCCATCTCCCAGCTGCGGACGAGCACCGCAGAGCGTCTGGGGGCGGCGGTGGTCCCGGAGTTGGGGGCGCTGGCGATGCCCAGGGCGCGCCTGGAGTTCCGGATCTCGACGGCGCCGATGGGGCCCACCGGCGCGGACCAGGTGGCCCTCATGCTGGCCGCCAATCCGGGATCGGATCCCGCCCCGCTGGCCCGTGCCGCATCCGGGGGCGAGCTGTCGCGGGTGCGGCTGGCGCTCGAGGTGGTACTGGCCGACACCGAGACCCCGCAGACCCTCATCTTCGACGAGATCGACGCCGGCGTTGGGGGAGCGGTCGGCATCGAGATCGGCCGACGTCTTGCCCGGCTGTCGCGCAGGCACCAGGTGATCGTGGTGACCCACCTGGCTCAGGTCGCCGCCTTCGCGGACCGGCAGCTGGTCGTCACCAAGTCCTCCGACGGCAGAATCACCAGATCCGGTGTCCGCGAGGTCGCCGGCCAGGATCGGCTCGTCGAGCTGGCCCGGATGATGAGCGGGCTGTCCTCCTCGGAGGTCGGCATCGAGCACGCCCAGGAACTGCTGGATCTCGGCGAGGGGGACCTGTAG